A single genomic interval of Croceibacter atlanticus HTCC2559 harbors:
- a CDS encoding alginate lyase family protein → MQMKPFYVYFLCIIIFSSCNQNTPAKSQDKDQTHLEHPNLILTKDGVNRIKSNLENAPLFKQTLEVTKVEVDAEMANGINVPLPKDMAGGFTHTQHKINYATMQKAGVLFQITGEEKYAVYIKDMLMAYAKIFPTFKKHPVERSYARGKFFWQCLNDSNWLVYTSQAYDCIYSWLPSEDVTYLNKNLFKPYADFISIENPQYFNRIHNHSTWGSVAVGMIGLVMDDDDLVNRALYGLKTDNIDPNAKDNDGGFIKTEGQKAGFLANLDSPFSPDGYYTEGPYYQRYAMYPFMIFAQALHNKKPELKIFEYKDGLLIKAVNALLNLTDADGEFFPLNDGQKGMSIYTSSLVSAVDIAYFYGNKNQQLLSVAKKQNAVQLDETGFAVAEAIHAGKTAPFLKESINLRDGSNGDEGGISILRHNYNDHSLALVYKYAAQGLSHGHYDKLSFSLYENGDEVLQDYGLSRFVNVEQKNGGGYLIENNTWAKQTIAHNTITQNETSHFNGNFKLGSENHPELYVFNVSEPGFQIVSAKINSVYENSQFHRTLVMFKDSISSNPFILDLFRVTSSERNKYDLPFHYFGQVVNTNFDITTPKTLHPLGSKNGYQHMWVEGEGNADQGVMQFTWLDNNRFYSITSAANTEDKYVLTRMGANDPEFNLRRDPSLIIRRQAKNTTFASIIESHGTYNPVTEKADNAYSTLKDLKTILETKEYTAVSFKIEAKTYVFILANQDASKQKEHKLNLDGTDISWNGPYYFNTIK, encoded by the coding sequence ATGCAAATGAAACCATTTTACGTTTACTTTTTATGTATTATAATTTTTTCTTCGTGTAATCAAAATACACCTGCCAAATCTCAAGATAAAGATCAAACACATTTAGAGCACCCAAATCTAATTCTTACAAAAGATGGTGTTAATAGAATTAAAAGCAATTTAGAAAACGCACCGTTATTCAAACAAACGTTAGAGGTTACAAAAGTTGAGGTGGATGCAGAGATGGCAAATGGTATAAATGTGCCATTGCCAAAAGATATGGCTGGCGGCTTTACTCATACACAGCACAAGATAAATTATGCAACAATGCAGAAAGCTGGTGTTTTATTTCAAATCACTGGAGAAGAAAAGTATGCAGTTTATATAAAGGATATGTTAATGGCGTATGCTAAGATATTTCCCACATTTAAAAAACATCCTGTTGAGCGTTCTTATGCTCGAGGTAAGTTTTTTTGGCAATGCTTAAACGACAGTAATTGGTTGGTTTATACAAGTCAGGCTTATGATTGTATTTACAGCTGGTTACCATCTGAAGATGTTACTTATTTAAATAAGAATCTTTTTAAACCATATGCAGACTTCATTTCTATTGAAAATCCACAATATTTTAATCGTATTCACAATCATAGTACTTGGGGAAGTGTAGCAGTTGGTATGATTGGTTTGGTAATGGATGATGATGACTTAGTGAACCGTGCATTATATGGATTAAAAACAGATAATATAGATCCCAATGCCAAAGATAATGACGGCGGTTTTATAAAAACAGAAGGGCAAAAAGCAGGTTTTTTAGCAAATTTAGATTCACCATTTTCTCCAGATGGTTACTATACAGAAGGTCCTTATTACCAACGCTATGCAATGTATCCGTTTATGATTTTTGCACAAGCCCTTCATAACAAAAAACCAGAGTTAAAGATTTTTGAATACAAAGATGGCTTATTAATTAAGGCGGTAAATGCCCTTTTAAATCTTACAGATGCAGATGGCGAATTTTTTCCTCTTAATGATGGTCAAAAGGGAATGTCTATATATACATCTTCTTTAGTATCTGCTGTAGATATTGCTTACTTCTATGGCAACAAAAACCAGCAATTGCTATCTGTAGCCAAAAAGCAAAATGCCGTACAATTAGATGAAACTGGTTTTGCAGTTGCAGAAGCTATACATGCTGGCAAGACAGCACCGTTTTTAAAAGAGTCAATTAACTTAAGAGATGGCAGTAATGGAGATGAAGGTGGCATTAGTATATTAAGGCACAATTATAACGATCACTCTTTGGCATTAGTTTACAAATATGCTGCACAAGGCTTAAGTCACGGTCATTATGATAAACTGTCGTTTTCATTGTATGAAAATGGAGATGAGGTATTACAAGATTATGGCTTATCTCGCTTTGTAAATGTTGAGCAAAAAAATGGAGGAGGATATCTTATAGAAAATAACACTTGGGCAAAACAAACCATTGCACACAATACAATCACACAAAATGAAACCTCTCATTTTAATGGAAACTTTAAATTAGGTAGCGAAAATCATCCAGAATTATATGTGTTTAATGTGTCTGAACCAGGCTTTCAAATAGTGAGCGCAAAGATTAATTCGGTTTATGAAAATTCGCAATTTCATAGAACCTTAGTCATGTTTAAAGATTCAATTTCTTCAAACCCATTTATACTTGATCTATTTAGAGTTACATCATCAGAAAGAAATAAATACGATTTGCCATTTCATTATTTCGGACAAGTAGTTAATACAAATTTTGATATAACGACTCCCAAAACATTACATCCTTTAGGATCTAAAAACGGTTATCAGCATATGTGGGTTGAAGGAGAAGGAAATGCAGATCAAGGCGTAATGCAGTTTACCTGGTTAGATAATAACCGATTTTACAGTATTACTTCAGCAGCAAATACAGAAGATAAATATGTTTTAACTCGTATGGGTGCTAACGATCCAGAATTTAATTTAAGAAGAGATCCATCATTGATAATTAGGCGACAAGCAAAAAATACCACGTTTGCTTCAATAATTGAATCTCACGGAACATATAATCCCGTTACAGAAAAAGCAGACAATGCATATTCTACCTTAAAAGATCTCAAAACTATATTAGAAACTAAAGAATATACAGCTGTAAGTTTTAAGATAGAAGCCAAAACATATGTATTTATACTAGCAAACCAAGATGCTTCAAAACAAAAAGAACATAAACTAAACCTAGATGGTACAGACATTTCTTGGAATGGTCCGTACTATTTTAATACAATTAAATAA
- a CDS encoding chondroitinase-B domain-containing protein codes for MFKNFKIHFSLILLCIVIGGCKDTANTTSVLVTNTKELTQAIKDCVAGDEIVLKNGVWNNVQIDFYGEGTEQKPIILRAETAGKVSIEGESFINLGGSYLEVRDLYFKNGHTPTKTLIRFKINDEKIANHCKFINNAIVEFTQPDRDDTDHWIELWGRHNSVSNNYISGKSNFGPTVMVMLKGNQHIKNYHQIVNNHFGPRPRKGGPHGETMQIGDSGTSMTPSHTNVANNLFERCNGEVEIISSKSNNNVFENNVFFESEGSLVLRHGNYATINRNIFIGNDNSPFIGGIRVINTGHWITNNYFYKLKGETFRAPLAVMNGIPKSPLNRYNQVTDAVIAHNTFIKTETPFHFSVGSNVSQSAVLPKSEIRSARPLRTTVANNFMYKVSTSDLIKAYDTIDGVNFKNNVVAIENQKVKLPEGFLQSKVSVVKKGNFLYVPTETDRNIFNGFDFETIDKDLFGNSRDENSTVVGAIVGNVKEETFLFNKKEYGANWFDADGEKTIGKSITINTSKELRDQLVKANSGDTLLLASKAYEISDELKINKDVVITTKDKLQPATLNFSSKATAFRMQPKGYLRLRNVILKGTTIQNTFTTLNNNMSQAYSLWLDNVEISNFKSVLEVSKGSFADTVSVKNSKISNVEKGFQLNKETNDKGDYNSAFVIIENSDFQNIEATILDYYRGGYDESTIGGHLTFANNTVSNSGTKEPDNILIKNRGIVNLTLSDNTFKNNPVNTIAVLWGEKGQRPVNNTISNSGEIKTVQNLKLKLMY; via the coding sequence ATGTTTAAAAATTTCAAAATCCATTTCAGCTTAATTCTTCTATGTATTGTTATTGGAGGATGTAAAGACACAGCTAACACAACTTCAGTTTTAGTGACCAATACTAAAGAGCTAACTCAAGCAATTAAAGATTGTGTTGCTGGAGATGAAATAGTTCTTAAGAATGGAGTTTGGAACAATGTACAAATAGATTTTTATGGCGAAGGTACAGAGCAGAAACCTATAATATTAAGGGCAGAGACAGCTGGTAAGGTTAGTATTGAAGGAGAATCTTTTATAAATCTTGGTGGAAGTTATTTAGAGGTTAGAGATCTATATTTTAAGAATGGGCATACACCAACCAAGACCTTAATTAGATTTAAAATTAATGATGAAAAAATAGCCAACCATTGTAAATTTATAAATAATGCTATTGTAGAATTTACCCAACCAGATAGGGATGATACAGACCATTGGATAGAACTTTGGGGACGCCATAATTCAGTTTCTAACAACTATATTTCTGGGAAGTCTAATTTTGGTCCAACAGTAATGGTAATGCTTAAAGGCAATCAACATATTAAAAATTACCATCAAATTGTAAATAATCATTTTGGTCCTAGACCACGCAAAGGAGGACCACACGGAGAAACTATGCAAATAGGAGATAGTGGTACATCTATGACGCCTTCTCACACTAACGTAGCAAACAATTTATTTGAACGTTGTAATGGTGAAGTTGAAATTATTTCAAGCAAATCAAACAATAATGTATTTGAGAATAATGTCTTTTTTGAGAGTGAAGGGTCTTTGGTTTTACGTCACGGAAACTATGCTACCATAAACCGAAATATCTTTATTGGTAATGACAATTCTCCATTTATTGGAGGAATACGTGTAATTAATACAGGGCATTGGATTACAAACAATTATTTCTACAAATTAAAAGGAGAAACTTTTAGAGCACCTTTAGCAGTAATGAATGGTATTCCAAAATCTCCACTAAATAGATATAATCAAGTTACAGATGCGGTAATTGCACACAATACATTTATAAAAACAGAAACACCATTTCATTTTAGTGTTGGTTCTAACGTAAGTCAAAGCGCAGTGCTTCCAAAATCTGAAATTAGATCTGCCAGGCCATTACGTACAACTGTTGCCAATAACTTTATGTACAAAGTATCAACATCAGATTTAATTAAAGCTTATGACACTATAGATGGTGTAAACTTTAAAAATAACGTAGTGGCAATTGAAAACCAAAAGGTGAAGTTGCCAGAAGGGTTTTTACAATCTAAAGTAAGCGTTGTAAAAAAAGGGAACTTTCTTTATGTCCCAACAGAAACAGATAGGAATATCTTTAACGGATTTGATTTTGAGACCATAGACAAAGATCTTTTTGGAAATTCTCGAGATGAAAACTCAACTGTTGTTGGTGCAATAGTTGGTAATGTAAAAGAGGAAACTTTTTTATTTAATAAAAAGGAATATGGGGCAAACTGGTTTGATGCCGATGGTGAAAAAACAATAGGCAAATCAATTACGATTAATACCTCTAAAGAATTACGAGACCAATTAGTCAAGGCAAATTCTGGAGATACGTTATTACTGGCTTCAAAAGCTTACGAGATTTCAGATGAATTAAAAATAAATAAAGACGTTGTAATCACTACAAAAGACAAATTACAGCCTGCTACGCTTAACTTTTCATCAAAAGCTACAGCATTCAGAATGCAACCTAAGGGCTACTTAAGGTTAAGAAATGTTATTTTGAAGGGAACAACTATTCAAAACACATTTACAACTTTAAATAACAACATGTCTCAAGCCTACAGTTTGTGGTTGGATAATGTTGAGATAAGTAATTTTAAATCTGTGTTAGAAGTGTCTAAAGGCTCATTTGCAGATACAGTTTCAGTAAAAAACTCTAAGATTTCAAATGTCGAAAAAGGATTTCAATTAAATAAAGAAACTAATGATAAAGGAGATTATAATAGTGCCTTTGTCATTATTGAAAATTCAGATTTTCAAAATATAGAGGCTACAATTTTAGATTACTATCGCGGTGGTTATGATGAGTCTACTATAGGCGGTCATTTAACTTTCGCTAACAATACAGTTTCGAATTCTGGAACAAAAGAGCCAGACAACATCTTAATTAAAAACAGAGGAATTGTTAACCTCACCTTGTCAGACAATACATTTAAGAACAATCCTGTAAATACAATTGCAGTACTTTGGGGTGAAAAAGGGCAGCGCCCTGTTAATAATACTATTTCAAATTCTGGAGAGATTAAAACAGTTCAGAATTTGAAATTAAAATTAATGTACTAA
- a CDS encoding cupin domain-containing protein, whose amino-acid sequence MENTKKTFGSSKKFINGNALEWETVGEGVKRKIMGYDDKIMLVKVHFDEGGIGQMHEHYHSQVTYVESGAFEVTIDGKTELLKGGDSFYIPPHDMHGAICKESGVLIDVFSPIREDFME is encoded by the coding sequence ATGGAAAACACAAAGAAAACTTTTGGATCAAGTAAAAAGTTCATTAACGGTAATGCACTGGAATGGGAAACTGTAGGCGAAGGTGTAAAGCGAAAGATAATGGGATATGATGATAAGATTATGCTTGTAAAAGTTCATTTTGATGAAGGCGGTATTGGCCAGATGCATGAACACTATCATTCTCAAGTAACTTACGTAGAAAGTGGTGCTTTTGAAGTTACGATAGATGGAAAAACAGAATTATTAAAAGGAGGAGACTCGTTCTATATTCCACCTCACGATATGCACGGTGCAATCTGTAAAGAAAGTGGTGTGCTAATAGATGTATTTAGCCCAATTCGTGAAGACTTTATGGAATAA
- a CDS encoding polysaccharide lyase family 7 protein produces MKYTLVILTVLLVMVGCKNKPETTPSLSKQNDTLVTNPSDVISSIDKWSILLGNGTFSDSLNNFSQDDFFYVEEEENTNWVVYKTPNSGITSKTSHNTRTELGEKKRWTPEEGGKLRGTLKVKHVSTSGDPRVAASFSVVVGQIHSDDGHENEPLKIFYKKYPGHEKGAVFWNYEINTEGNNSKRWDFSETVWGYNMGNVSTTLNTTPEEPKDGIRLGEEFSYEVNVHKGIMYLTFKSEGHITKTFTKSLIASDFTKELPQQIKTLYASIGRDGLEREEAYTGEMQFFKQGAYNQTNGKNPEENLVWNTGSKTFNGDITKQYNNGSFTEVWFKEQTLGEGTLPNHLKD; encoded by the coding sequence ATGAAATATACACTTGTCATATTAACTGTTTTACTTGTAATGGTAGGATGTAAAAACAAACCTGAAACAACACCTTCATTAAGTAAGCAAAATGATACTTTGGTAACTAATCCTAGTGATGTTATTTCATCAATAGATAAATGGAGCATTTTATTAGGTAATGGAACATTTTCAGACTCCTTAAATAATTTTAGTCAAGACGACTTTTTTTATGTTGAAGAAGAAGAAAATACAAATTGGGTTGTCTACAAAACCCCTAATTCTGGTATAACTTCAAAAACGTCTCATAATACAAGAACAGAGTTAGGCGAGAAAAAACGTTGGACTCCAGAAGAAGGAGGAAAGCTAAGAGGAACTTTAAAGGTTAAGCACGTTTCAACTAGTGGAGATCCTAGAGTTGCAGCATCTTTCTCTGTTGTTGTTGGGCAAATACATAGTGATGATGGTCACGAGAATGAGCCTCTAAAAATATTTTATAAAAAATATCCAGGTCATGAGAAAGGCGCAGTGTTCTGGAATTATGAAATTAATACAGAAGGCAATAATAGCAAACGTTGGGATTTTTCTGAAACTGTTTGGGGTTATAATATGGGTAATGTAAGTACAACATTAAACACAACTCCTGAAGAACCAAAAGACGGTATTCGTTTAGGAGAAGAGTTTAGTTATGAAGTAAACGTGCATAAAGGTATTATGTATCTAACCTTTAAAAGTGAAGGGCACATCACTAAAACATTTACTAAGAGTTTAATAGCGTCAGATTTCACAAAAGAATTACCACAACAAATTAAAACTTTATATGCAAGTATTGGTCGTGATGGTCTAGAGAGAGAAGAGGCTTATACAGGAGAAATGCAGTTTTTTAAACAAGGTGCATATAACCAAACTAATGGCAAAAACCCTGAGGAAAACTTAGTCTGGAATACAGGATCTAAAACTTTTAACGGAGACATTACAAAACAATATAACAATGGCAGTTTTACTGAAGTATGGTTTAAAGAACAAACTTTAGGCGAAGGGACATTACCAAATCACCTAAAAGATTAA
- a CDS encoding SusC/RagA family TonB-linked outer membrane protein has translation MKLKFSLVVIVALCFHSFVFAQDNYKVTGTVVTANDNIPFPGVNVLVVGTSNGATTDFDGNYSITVKKGDVLQFSYVGFVTQTVIVDNQQTINVGLVEDASKLDEIVVIGYGTQSREKITGAIGKVKNEDLDQIAVGTANEALVGQVAGLNVQATESEAGSESTITIRGVGSIAGRNGPLLVVDGVVLESSFLTSIDVNDIASVEVLKDASSAAIYGSRAVGGVVIITTKEGKEGKTQFTYNTFTGFKEAIKSEDYDLSVADHHARELASTGELSLRSQYRELLGVDESWQDRVFDGGKIESHFLSARGGSKRTKFNTSLSYLHDEGVLVTDDYKKYNFKFKVDTEVNDNFKFGANLSPSVTNRRRFDGSVHDILRQQPWLPTYHDANSIQFVDFNTFPDVQIGDYAQERHFDNFDLFGDGSELVDLSSTSNTNPLAKVQERHRTEENFRIYGKFYGQYKLAEGLDFRLSLGGDYQDRRQRRYEGVLASRNGASDASLEISSRNRTHILTEALLTYDKSFGSHDINVVLGTSAETFDTTYESATGIGFTNDLLQTLSAAPIISAKESYEIEERLLSYFGRVNWSFENKYLASVSLRADGSSVFGANNKYGFFPAASVGWNIAKEDFLLDSDFLSTLKLRGSYGFTGNKDLDVNNIIIESYPSLQLYGSETAVNGTAINNGFAPINIANPDLKWERVREVNAAIDFGFYNNRISGALDVYNKKSDQLLLNVPISTITGFRDALVNRGAVENRGVELELRTINITNQDFKWTTTLLGSTNKNELVDFGGASGLISNVDDKRAAEWINLQGQPISSFYGFVVDREIPEEFIVDPYRLVGAQAQDVYVKDLNGDGVIDDDDKTIIGDPYPELIWSIANDFRYKNIDFSFTFQGSYGGQVRNMTDQYIFNHFNSSQDFNQNTTPDQGFIREKIFTDAIIQDASYVALRTVSLGYTLDTSIVEKLGVRKTRVYATAQNLFFATADGYTGWNPEAIRDEGVLNEGYQRGGSPVARTISLGLNVEF, from the coding sequence ATGAAACTTAAATTCAGTTTAGTTGTAATTGTTGCACTGTGTTTTCACAGCTTTGTTTTTGCACAAGACAATTATAAAGTTACAGGAACAGTTGTAACAGCTAATGACAACATTCCCTTTCCAGGAGTTAATGTTCTTGTAGTAGGAACCTCAAATGGAGCAACCACAGACTTTGATGGTAATTACAGTATTACTGTAAAAAAAGGAGATGTCCTCCAATTTTCTTACGTAGGATTTGTAACACAAACCGTAATAGTAGATAATCAGCAAACTATAAATGTAGGTCTGGTTGAAGATGCTAGTAAATTAGATGAGATTGTAGTAATAGGATATGGTACACAATCCAGAGAAAAAATTACTGGTGCCATAGGGAAAGTAAAAAATGAAGATTTAGATCAAATTGCAGTAGGTACTGCTAATGAGGCTCTTGTAGGACAAGTAGCAGGTTTAAATGTTCAAGCAACCGAGAGTGAAGCTGGTTCAGAATCTACAATAACAATTAGAGGTGTAGGATCAATTGCAGGTCGTAATGGCCCTTTACTTGTGGTAGATGGCGTTGTTTTAGAAAGCAGCTTTCTTACCAGTATAGATGTTAATGATATTGCCTCTGTTGAGGTTTTAAAAGATGCATCTTCTGCAGCCATATATGGTTCTAGAGCTGTTGGTGGTGTTGTTATTATTACAACCAAAGAAGGTAAAGAAGGTAAAACACAATTTACGTATAACACTTTTACAGGTTTTAAAGAAGCCATAAAAAGTGAAGATTATGATTTAAGTGTAGCAGATCACCATGCAAGAGAGCTTGCTTCAACTGGTGAGTTGTCTTTAAGATCTCAATACAGAGAGTTGTTAGGAGTAGATGAATCTTGGCAAGATAGAGTATTTGATGGTGGTAAGATAGAAAGTCATTTTTTAAGTGCTCGTGGCGGAAGTAAAAGAACAAAATTTAATACATCACTTAGTTATTTACACGATGAAGGTGTTTTAGTAACAGATGATTATAAAAAATATAACTTCAAGTTTAAGGTAGATACAGAAGTAAATGACAACTTTAAATTTGGTGCAAATCTTTCTCCATCTGTAACAAATAGAAGACGTTTTGATGGTTCTGTACATGATATTTTAAGACAGCAGCCTTGGTTACCAACGTATCATGATGCAAACTCTATTCAATTTGTAGATTTTAATACTTTTCCAGATGTACAAATTGGAGATTATGCTCAAGAACGTCACTTTGATAATTTTGATTTATTTGGAGATGGTAGTGAGCTAGTAGACTTAAGTAGTACAAGTAATACAAATCCACTTGCAAAAGTTCAGGAGCGTCATAGAACAGAAGAAAATTTCAGAATCTATGGAAAGTTTTATGGTCAATATAAACTAGCTGAAGGATTAGATTTTCGTCTTTCTTTAGGTGGAGATTATCAAGATAGAAGACAAAGGCGTTATGAAGGTGTATTGGCTAGTAGAAATGGAGCCTCAGATGCTTCTTTAGAAATTTCTTCAAGAAACAGAACACACATACTTACAGAAGCTCTACTTACATATGATAAGTCATTTGGAAGTCATGATATTAATGTTGTATTAGGAACATCTGCAGAAACGTTTGATACAACTTATGAGTCTGCAACAGGTATAGGGTTTACAAACGATTTATTACAAACGCTTAGTGCAGCACCAATTATTTCAGCTAAAGAATCTTACGAAATAGAGGAGCGATTACTATCCTATTTTGGTCGTGTAAACTGGTCTTTTGAAAACAAGTATTTGGCGTCTGTTAGTTTAAGAGCAGATGGTAGTTCTGTATTTGGAGCAAATAATAAATATGGATTTTTCCCAGCAGCTTCTGTTGGATGGAATATAGCTAAAGAAGATTTCTTATTAGATAGTGACTTCTTAAGTACCTTAAAACTTAGAGGTAGTTACGGGTTTACAGGAAATAAAGATTTAGATGTAAATAATATTATAATAGAAAGCTATCCTTCACTACAACTTTATGGTTCAGAAACTGCTGTAAATGGTACAGCCATAAACAATGGTTTTGCACCTATCAATATTGCTAATCCAGATTTAAAGTGGGAGCGCGTACGTGAAGTAAATGCAGCAATAGATTTCGGATTTTATAACAACCGAATTTCTGGAGCATTAGATGTTTACAATAAAAAAAGTGATCAATTATTATTAAATGTTCCTATTTCAACAATAACAGGGTTTAGAGATGCACTTGTAAACAGAGGTGCTGTTGAAAATAGAGGTGTTGAGCTTGAGTTAAGAACAATAAATATTACTAACCAAGACTTTAAGTGGACAACAACCTTATTAGGTTCTACTAATAAAAACGAACTGGTTGATTTTGGAGGTGCAAGTGGTCTTATCTCTAATGTAGATGATAAAAGAGCAGCAGAGTGGATTAACCTTCAAGGACAACCAATTTCTTCGTTTTATGGGTTTGTTGTAGATCGTGAAATTCCAGAAGAATTTATTGTAGATCCTTATAGACTTGTAGGTGCACAAGCACAAGATGTTTATGTAAAAGATTTAAACGGCGATGGTGTTATAGATGATGATGATAAAACTATAATTGGAGATCCTTATCCAGAATTAATTTGGAGTATAGCAAATGACTTTAGATATAAGAATATAGATTTCAGTTTTACTTTCCAAGGAAGTTATGGTGGTCAAGTAAGAAATATGACAGACCAATACATCTTTAACCACTTTAATAGCTCACAAGATTTTAACCAAAACACTACTCCAGATCAAGGATTTATTAGAGAGAAAATTTTTACAGACGCTATTATTCAAGATGCATCTTATGTGGCATTACGTACGGTGAGTTTAGGTTACACCTTAGACACTAGCATCGTTGAAAAACTAGGAGTAAGAAAAACAAGAGTTTATGCTACAGCTCAAAACTTATTCTTTGCAACTGCAGATGGCTACACAGGTTGGAACCCAGAAGCAATTAGAGATGAAGGTGTTTTAAATGAAGGTTACCAAAGAGGTGGCTCTCCAGTAGCTAGGACTATTTCTTTAGGACTTAACGTAGAATTTTAA